A stretch of the Candidatus Kapaibacterium sp. genome encodes the following:
- the ccoG gene encoding cytochrome c oxidase accessory protein CcoG, with protein MSDFKELKQVGNEAINPDDTDKLITETGVSFRDRVSNIDKKGNRIWIYPKKPKGDYTKWRSVVAVVLLVFMFVLPFIKVDGRPFVLLDIFQRKFIIFGIVFWPQDFYIFALAFLAFIVFVVLFTAVYGRIWCGWACPQTIFMEMVFRKIEYWIEGDYKQQMALSRSEWNANKIFKRGLKKTIFILLSFIISNLFLAYIIGIDELQKYMTEGPAEHMTSFVFVIFFAGSFYFIFSWFREQACTFICPYGRLQTVLLDKNSIVVAYDFKRGEPRMKFKKNMPEDAGDCVDCGACVRVCPTGIDIRNGTQLECINCTACIDACDEVMLKVNKPKNLIRYASELQITEGTKFKFTPRIMAYSVVLLLLSGLVAYLMLNRSDIEATILKVKGTMYQNTETGVANVYTATIINKTFKPMDFSLKLMDIPGTIQIIGKDHLHVPAEGLTDATFILELPRKYVTGTRNNIQIGVYSGDKLIQTVNTGFTGPAPGMK; from the coding sequence ATGAGTGATTTTAAAGAGTTGAAACAAGTCGGCAATGAAGCGATTAATCCCGACGATACGGATAAACTCATAACTGAAACAGGCGTTTCCTTTCGGGATAGAGTATCAAATATTGATAAAAAAGGAAACCGCATTTGGATTTATCCCAAAAAGCCCAAAGGCGACTATACTAAATGGCGCTCGGTCGTAGCTGTCGTTTTATTAGTGTTTATGTTTGTGCTGCCATTTATAAAAGTAGATGGCAGACCTTTCGTGTTACTTGATATTTTTCAACGCAAATTTATCATTTTCGGTATCGTTTTTTGGCCCCAAGATTTTTATATTTTCGCTCTTGCATTTCTGGCTTTCATTGTGTTTGTTGTCCTCTTTACCGCTGTTTACGGGCGAATATGGTGCGGGTGGGCATGCCCTCAGACAATATTCATGGAGATGGTTTTTCGTAAAATCGAATATTGGATAGAAGGCGATTACAAGCAACAAATGGCACTTTCGCGCTCTGAATGGAATGCAAACAAAATCTTCAAAAGGGGGCTGAAGAAGACTATCTTCATTTTGCTTTCCTTCATCATCAGTAATTTATTTTTAGCATACATAATTGGTATTGATGAGTTACAAAAATATATGACCGAAGGACCGGCGGAGCATATGACTTCATTTGTATTCGTTATATTTTTCGCGGGTTCTTTCTACTTCATTTTTTCGTGGTTTCGTGAGCAAGCCTGTACATTTATTTGCCCATACGGCAGACTCCAAACCGTGCTTTTGGACAAAAATTCAATCGTAGTCGCATATGATTTCAAACGTGGCGAGCCGCGAATGAAATTCAAGAAAAATATGCCTGAAGATGCCGGTGATTGCGTTGATTGCGGTGCTTGTGTCAGAGTTTGCCCGACGGGAATTGACATCCGAAACGGCACCCAACTTGAATGTATCAATTGTACTGCTTGTATTGATGCTTGTGACGAAGTGATGTTGAAGGTCAATAAACCAAAGAATCTGATTCGCTATGCTTCTGAACTGCAAATTACTGAAGGCACAAAGTTCAAATTTACTCCACGAATTATGGCTTATAGCGTTGTGCTGCTGTTATTATCAGGCTTAGTAGCATATTTGATGCTCAACAGAAGCGATATCGAAGCCACAATTTTGAAAGTCAAAGGTACGATGTACCAAAATACTGAAACAGGAGTTGCCAACGTTTACACTGCGACTATTATCAACAAGACTTTCAAACCTATGGATTTTTCGTTGAAATTAATGGATATTCCCGGAACGATTCAAATTATTGGGAAAGACCATCTGCACGTCCCTGCTGAAGGGCTGACCGATGCAACTTTTATTTTGGAATTACCCCGAAAATATGTTACCGGCACTCGGAATAACATCCAAATCGGAGTTTACTCCGGCGACAAACTAATTCAAACTGTAAATACAGGCTTTACTGGACCGGCACCCGGCATGAAATGA
- a CDS encoding cytochrome c family protein, translating to MKKTVLDYALKVKLPFTVFIILTSFAVTYFVAKPERDGVGYAPEQPIKFSHRVHAGDMAIDCQYCHTSVETSRHATIPSADVCMNCHAVAKTDSPEIVKLTQYYKDGKPIPWKRIHRVPEYAYFNHASHVVNGIDCANCHGDVREMDVISQVHSFTMGSCLDCHREPEKRMPQMTGFVNKGPDNCNACHR from the coding sequence GTGAAAAAGACTGTACTTGATTATGCACTGAAAGTAAAATTACCGTTTACGGTATTCATTATACTTACATCATTTGCCGTTACGTATTTTGTGGCTAAGCCCGAAAGAGACGGCGTCGGTTATGCTCCGGAACAACCCATAAAATTCTCACACAGAGTACATGCCGGCGATATGGCGATTGATTGCCAATATTGCCACACAAGTGTCGAGACGTCTCGTCATGCTACAATACCATCAGCTGATGTATGTATGAATTGCCATGCAGTCGCAAAAACTGATAGCCCGGAAATTGTGAAGTTAACCCAATATTATAAAGACGGTAAACCCATTCCATGGAAAAGAATCCATAGAGTGCCGGAATACGCCTATTTCAACCATGCTTCGCATGTTGTCAATGGTATAGATTGCGCTAATTGCCATGGCGATGTTCGCGAAATGGATGTAATAAGCCAAGTTCATTCCTTCACGATGGGCTCTTGTTTGGATTGCCATCGCGAACCGGAAAAACGTATGCCACAAATGACCGGATTTGTAAATAAAGGACCTGATAATTGTAATGCTTGTCATCGTTAA
- the nrfD gene encoding polysulfide reductase NrfD, producing the protein MDATIIKPMDEMPNIKFFIAIGFTLTLLMIGVISLAVAFYRGLGVWGVNNPVGWGFAIINFVFWVGIGHAGTLISAILFLFRQKWRTGIARFAEGMTIFAVMTAGLFPLLHVGRPWLDGYLMPHPNQHNLWVNFTSPLLWDVFAVSTYFTVSFVFWYMGLVPDFATMRDRLKNSTVVSKIKKAIYSVLSLGWRFSNRHWSHYEMMYLVLAGFATPLVLSVHTIVSFDFAVSIVPGWHTTIFPPYFVAGAVFSGFAMVQNALIIIRKVFNMEHIVTLDTLEKMNKVIIVTGMMVGYAYGMEFFIAWYSGHEVESFAFLNRAFGPYTWAYWIMVSCNVIFPQFFWIKKLRRNIPFMFVVAILVNVGMWFERFVITVTSLSRDYLPSSWAYYVPTIYDIGLLIGSFGFFFTLLLLFTRTMPVISIAEVKSVVAGSQPTRHKLGHHEEDEHNG; encoded by the coding sequence ATTGATGCTACCATCATCAAGCCAATGGATGAGATGCCGAATATTAAGTTTTTTATTGCAATCGGCTTCACTCTTACATTGCTTATGATTGGTGTTATTTCGTTAGCAGTCGCATTTTATCGAGGTTTAGGCGTATGGGGTGTTAACAATCCCGTAGGTTGGGGCTTCGCTATCATCAATTTCGTATTTTGGGTGGGTATCGGTCATGCCGGTACGCTTATTTCTGCGATTTTGTTCCTCTTCCGCCAAAAATGGAGAACAGGTATAGCTCGATTTGCCGAAGGTATGACGATTTTTGCGGTCATGACGGCAGGGCTTTTCCCGCTTCTTCACGTCGGACGCCCTTGGTTAGATGGCTATTTGATGCCACACCCCAATCAACATAATTTGTGGGTGAATTTCACTTCACCATTGTTATGGGACGTTTTTGCTGTTTCAACTTATTTTACTGTTTCATTTGTCTTTTGGTATATGGGCTTGGTTCCTGATTTCGCTACAATGCGTGACAGACTCAAAAACAGCACAGTCGTATCAAAAATCAAAAAGGCAATTTACTCAGTTCTATCTTTAGGTTGGAGATTTTCAAATCGCCATTGGTCACATTACGAAATGATGTATCTCGTGCTTGCCGGATTTGCAACGCCACTTGTGCTCTCGGTTCACACGATTGTATCATTCGACTTTGCCGTTTCGATTGTCCCGGGTTGGCATACAACTATATTCCCGCCATATTTCGTTGCGGGTGCGGTATTTTCGGGCTTTGCAATGGTTCAAAATGCTTTGATTATTATCCGAAAAGTGTTCAATATGGAACATATCGTAACGCTTGATACACTCGAAAAAATGAACAAAGTAATCATCGTCACAGGTATGATGGTCGGCTATGCTTATGGTATGGAATTCTTCATAGCATGGTATAGCGGTCACGAAGTCGAATCATTCGCCTTTTTGAATAGAGCCTTCGGTCCATATACTTGGGCTTACTGGATAATGGTAAGTTGCAACGTTATTTTCCCTCAATTTTTCTGGATAAAGAAACTAAGAAGAAATATTCCATTCATGTTTGTAGTAGCAATATTAGTAAACGTTGGTATGTGGTTCGAGAGATTCGTAATTACGGTTACCTCACTTTCTCGCGATTATTTGCCATCGAGCTGGGCATATTACGTCCCAACAATTTATGATATTGGCTTGTTAATCGGCAGCTTTGGATTCTTCTTTACATTATTACTATTATTCACACGAACTATGCCTGTTATATCAATCGCTGAAGTAAAAAGTGTTGTTGCCGGTTCTCAACCTACTCGACATAAATTAGGTCATCACGAGGAGGACGAGCATAATGGATAA
- a CDS encoding FixH family protein, with protein sequence MKIYGNWAFAITAFYITFVVLLVSLVVYVSQDKVDLVVENYYDHDLVFQQQIDKVMRTKALKEQITISNIENKVVLKYPDSLEYPISGSILMFRPDNSKLDVKIPIQPNNEMMQIINTASFNKGLWKVKVDWTMNDTNYYNEQIIIFN encoded by the coding sequence ATGAAAATATATGGAAATTGGGCTTTCGCAATTACGGCTTTTTACATCACTTTTGTGGTGCTACTTGTGTCATTAGTGGTTTATGTTTCGCAAGATAAAGTTGATTTGGTGGTCGAAAATTATTATGACCATGACCTTGTTTTCCAGCAACAAATTGACAAAGTAATGCGAACAAAAGCACTCAAAGAGCAAATCACTATATCGAATATCGAAAATAAAGTTGTCCTGAAATATCCCGATTCATTGGAATATCCTATTTCAGGCTCGATTTTGATGTTTCGACCGGATAATTCTAAGCTCGATGTTAAAATTCCAATTCAACCTAATAATGAAATGATGCAAATCATAAATACCGCATCATTCAACAAAGGACTTTGGAAAGTAAAAGTTGATTGGACTATGAACGACACTAACTATTACAACGAACAAATAATCATTTTTAATTGA
- a CDS encoding sulfite exporter TauE/SafE family protein, translating into MDWTLIGAGLMLGVLGSMHCIGMCGPIALAIPHKGTTKFSIFSEGFIYNFGRVITYSIMGLILGLAGASFKLGGFQEQLSLVVGTLILLGVIIPRKYYSRLNDTKKISYFVSTIKLKFQKLLKSKSLISLLFIGILNGLLPCGLVYIALAGSFAAGDVVTSTFYMAAFGFGTLPVMAAIFISKNLISINIRQKINKLIPYGVALVAILMILRGLALDIPYISPVLPETVLSGEASCCH; encoded by the coding sequence ATGGATTGGACTCTAATCGGCGCCGGATTGATGCTTGGTGTGCTTGGTAGTATGCACTGTATTGGTATGTGCGGACCAATTGCTTTGGCTATCCCGCATAAAGGAACAACAAAATTTTCAATTTTTTCCGAAGGATTCATCTACAATTTCGGACGAGTGATAACTTATTCAATCATGGGGCTAATACTTGGTTTAGCGGGGGCTTCGTTTAAACTTGGGGGCTTCCAAGAGCAACTTTCATTGGTCGTTGGAACTTTAATTTTGCTTGGAGTAATAATTCCAAGAAAATATTATTCAAGATTGAACGACACTAAAAAAATTAGTTATTTTGTTTCAACTATAAAACTCAAATTCCAGAAGCTATTGAAATCTAAAAGCCTAATATCTTTGCTCTTTATCGGAATCCTTAATGGGCTCTTGCCGTGCGGCTTGGTTTATATCGCATTGGCAGGCTCCTTTGCAGCTGGCGACGTCGTCACATCTACGTTTTATATGGCTGCATTTGGCTTCGGGACTCTTCCCGTAATGGCTGCAATCTTCATTTCAAAAAACCTCATCTCGATCAATATAAGACAAAAAATAAATAAATTGATTCCATACGGAGTCGCTTTAGTGGCAATTCTAATGATTCTTCGTGGATTGGCTCTCGATATTCCATATATAAGTCCGGTACTCCCGGAAACAGTTTTATCGGGCGAAGCATCTTGTTGTCATTAA
- a CDS encoding 4Fe-4S dicluster domain-containing protein, translating into MECDFLGTEGITVEQIKKYTSRRDFDNAKNFNKLYTVEANYSLTGANSDYRLKLSPEYQYDFIMALINEIAVKKSQSSANLDDSAMSKIRQYNLSDFASKYGLHADKLASMVDDILHHPTKTLVVCGNSLPEECHIAANLLNEVLGSVANVYSDKYEVLHRPTNTIADFAQLSAKMKSGNVGVLIHFDSNPAYHLPRELGYTDALKSVETVVSMIHLENESSEGSHYILPVNHEFESWGDFMLRNGVLSTQQPVIAPIFDSRQKEAILLNWMADDYSQYHHDIYHQFIKAHWQQKVFPSANTFSSYDEFWYSCLHDGIFTWDEVGIPRAVFNAATLSATQNSLSKSGFTVILTKPHYLGDGQYANNGWLQEVPHPITKVVWDNCAMMSPATAKKLDVAYGLDKLDKISDMIDLTVNGKTLRLPIMPQPGMVDDVIAVDLGYGRTRGGEVGTGVGFDAYTLMNKSGNKIYSGASVAKAGEKYELISSQEHHSLDEEFVKDFHYKRHIIQEYTVPFYVEFEDKLEEAKTRLKNEFGDDREAYEKALKTEKTHLLGHHEYQSHSMYPDREYTGVKWAMAIDMNKCTACSACVTACNVENNIPIVGKEECGKGREMHWMRIDTYFSGTPDEPITSVQPMLCQHCDNAPCENVCPVVATTHSPEGLNQMTYNRCVGTRYCANNCPYKVRRYNFFDFRNDFKDGYYRKDTLELLNNPEVTVRSRGVMEKCTFCSQRIEEARSAANIKGKKIQGSDVVTACQEACPSDAIIFGDMNDPNSKVSKLRNHSLGYHVLETIMVKPNVTYISRLRNTNMEDTHSGH; encoded by the coding sequence TTGGAATGTGATTTCCTCGGCACAGAAGGAATTACAGTCGAACAAATCAAAAAATATACTTCAAGACGCGATTTTGATAATGCTAAAAATTTCAATAAGCTATATACTGTTGAAGCAAATTACAGTCTAACAGGTGCAAATTCAGACTATCGTTTGAAACTCTCTCCAGAGTATCAGTATGATTTTATCATGGCTTTGATTAATGAAATTGCAGTCAAAAAATCGCAATCTTCAGCAAATTTAGACGATTCGGCAATGTCAAAAATTCGACAGTATAATCTTTCTGATTTTGCTTCAAAATATGGTTTACATGCTGATAAGTTGGCTTCGATGGTTGATGACATTTTACATCACCCAACTAAGACACTTGTCGTCTGTGGAAACAGCCTTCCTGAAGAGTGTCATATAGCAGCGAATTTGCTGAACGAAGTTCTTGGAAGCGTCGCAAACGTTTATTCGGACAAATACGAAGTTTTGCACAGACCTACTAACACGATTGCAGATTTTGCACAATTAAGTGCTAAAATGAAATCCGGAAATGTCGGTGTTTTGATTCATTTTGATTCAAATCCTGCATATCATTTGCCTCGTGAACTTGGTTACACAGACGCATTGAAAAGCGTTGAGACAGTGGTTTCGATGATTCACCTCGAAAATGAATCTTCTGAAGGCAGTCACTACATTTTGCCTGTCAATCACGAATTCGAATCTTGGGGTGATTTCATGCTCCGCAATGGTGTGTTGAGCACTCAGCAACCTGTTATCGCACCGATATTCGATTCTCGCCAAAAAGAAGCAATCCTGCTCAACTGGATGGCAGATGATTATTCGCAATACCATCATGATATTTATCATCAATTTATCAAAGCACATTGGCAGCAAAAAGTTTTCCCAAGTGCCAATACTTTCAGCTCATATGATGAATTTTGGTATTCATGTTTGCACGATGGCATTTTCACTTGGGATGAAGTTGGAATTCCTCGTGCCGTTTTCAATGCAGCTACATTATCGGCTACTCAAAATTCCTTGAGCAAATCAGGCTTTACGGTTATTTTGACTAAGCCACATTATCTGGGCGACGGTCAATATGCTAATAATGGCTGGTTGCAAGAAGTGCCGCATCCGATTACAAAGGTCGTTTGGGACAATTGCGCAATGATGTCACCAGCAACTGCAAAAAAACTTGATGTAGCCTACGGTTTGGACAAATTGGATAAAATCTCCGATATGATTGACTTAACCGTGAATGGCAAAACACTCAGACTTCCAATAATGCCTCAACCGGGAATGGTTGATGATGTGATTGCCGTTGACCTTGGTTACGGCAGAACAAGAGGCGGAGAAGTTGGGACAGGTGTCGGTTTTGATGCTTATACTTTGATGAATAAAAGCGGAAATAAAATCTATTCCGGTGCATCAGTTGCTAAAGCCGGCGAAAAATATGAATTGATTTCCAGCCAAGAGCATCATTCGCTTGATGAAGAATTCGTAAAGGATTTCCATTACAAGCGCCATATAATTCAAGAATATACAGTTCCATTTTATGTGGAATTTGAAGATAAGCTCGAAGAAGCAAAAACGCGACTCAAAAATGAATTCGGTGACGACCGCGAAGCTTACGAAAAAGCATTAAAAACAGAGAAAACCCATCTTTTGGGACATCACGAATACCAAAGCCATAGCATGTACCCCGATAGAGAATATACGGGTGTTAAATGGGCAATGGCTATTGACATGAACAAATGTACGGCATGTAGTGCTTGTGTTACAGCTTGTAATGTCGAAAATAATATTCCGATTGTGGGCAAAGAAGAATGCGGCAAAGGTCGCGAAATGCACTGGATGCGGATTGATACCTATTTCAGCGGCACTCCTGATGAGCCGATTACAAGTGTGCAACCTATGCTTTGCCAACATTGCGATAACGCTCCATGCGAAAACGTTTGCCCGGTAGTTGCTACTACTCACAGCCCCGAAGGTTTGAACCAAATGACTTATAATCGTTGTGTCGGTACGAGATATTGTGCCAACAACTGCCCGTATAAAGTTAGAAGATATAATTTCTTTGATTTCCGTAACGATTTCAAAGACGGCTACTATCGCAAGGACACACTCGAATTATTGAATAATCCCGAAGTGACAGTCCGCTCGCGTGGTGTGATGGAAAAATGTACATTCTGCTCGCAAAGAATCGAAGAGGCTCGTTCTGCAGCAAATATTAAGGGCAAGAAAATTCAAGGCTCTGATGTAGTGACAGCTTGTCAAGAAGCATGTCCTTCAGATGCAATTATATTCGGAGATATGAATGACCCGAATTCTAAAGTATCGAAATTACGCAATCATAGTTTGGGCTACCACGTTCTCGAAACGATAATGGTCAAACCCAACGTTACTTACATTTCAAGATTGAGGAACACAAACATGGAGGATACACACAGTGGCCACTGA
- a CDS encoding TAT-variant-translocated molybdopterin oxidoreductase: protein MDNNATKPRFWKSLNLLANKPESIESTRHEFQKGVTDDFDLNALPDKSRRKFLAVLGASAAFAATACTDYPDKGEIISYNKKPSGVVYGHANYYASSLNSGLGILIKTREGRPIKVDGNPQHPINAGKVDAIAQAAMLDLYDPGRVRYPVKKSDSKLILNKDEMPKTDWERIDKDITEKLKAASQSGKEIAIIAHSVKSPSQEKLFNEFVLKYPTAKFNL from the coding sequence ATGGATAATAATGCTACTAAACCTCGATTTTGGAAAAGTCTGAATCTATTGGCTAATAAACCCGAAAGTATCGAAAGCACTCGCCACGAATTCCAAAAGGGAGTCACGGACGATTTCGATTTGAATGCACTCCCCGATAAATCAAGGAGAAAGTTCCTTGCTGTGCTTGGTGCTTCTGCGGCTTTTGCGGCTACTGCTTGTACAGACTATCCTGATAAAGGCGAAATCATTTCGTATAATAAAAAACCGTCGGGAGTGGTGTATGGTCATGCTAATTATTACGCATCATCTCTCAACAGCGGGCTCGGTATTTTAATCAAAACGAGAGAAGGTCGCCCTATTAAAGTGGACGGCAATCCTCAGCATCCTATTAATGCGGGCAAAGTTGATGCTATTGCTCAAGCTGCAATGCTCGACTTGTACGACCCGGGAAGAGTGCGTTATCCGGTCAAAAAATCAGATAGCAAGCTGATTCTCAACAAAGATGAGATGCCCAAAACTGATTGGGAACGCATTGATAAAGATATTACCGAAAAATTGAAAGCTGCGTCTCAATCGGGCAAGGAAATTGCCATTATTGCACATTCGGTCAAATCTCCTTCGCAAGAAAAATTGTTCAATGAATTTGTACTGAAATATCCAACTGCTAAGTTTAACTTATGA
- a CDS encoding DUF3341 domain-containing protein → MDNKILHSVTAIFHSPDDIIKAAKAVVKEGYKKFDVHTPYPVHGMDQAMKLKRSPLGYFAFVLGVIGAASGLLLMYWTMSVDYPLNIGGKPTFPLPAFIPVTFEITVLLASVATVVAMIVIFFKFPNNSHPLHDTEYMKQVSSDKYGVTIEAADPNFDLEKVKAFLASLGGTNVEAIYFDNDEINAKLTLLEPKFLTGLAVISVLVITITYFTLNKLMFMQPFNWMMDQQKITAMKVSTFFDDGFSMRPPVEGTVARGFKPYPYKDSVELASRFLVNPMEFSTENLENGKRKYNTFCSPCHDYHGNGVARLNGQFPNPPSLHTDRVRDWTDGHLYHIIKVGQNTMPSYDKQLTEDEKWQIVLYVRALQRALNAQEGDLQ, encoded by the coding sequence ATGGATAATAAAATTTTACATTCGGTAACTGCGATTTTCCATTCTCCGGACGATATTATCAAAGCTGCAAAAGCTGTAGTCAAGGAAGGATATAAGAAATTCGATGTGCATACTCCATATCCGGTTCACGGTATGGACCAAGCTATGAAATTGAAGCGTTCTCCTTTGGGCTATTTTGCTTTCGTACTTGGAGTAATTGGTGCTGCTTCTGGATTATTGCTGATGTATTGGACTATGTCGGTAGATTATCCTCTTAATATTGGCGGCAAACCTACTTTTCCATTGCCTGCATTTATTCCGGTTACTTTCGAAATAACTGTATTACTTGCGTCGGTTGCAACTGTTGTGGCTATGATTGTTATATTTTTCAAATTTCCTAATAACAGTCACCCTCTGCACGATACTGAGTATATGAAACAAGTATCGTCGGATAAATATGGCGTAACCATCGAAGCTGCCGACCCTAATTTTGATTTGGAAAAAGTTAAAGCGTTCCTTGCAAGCCTTGGCGGTACAAATGTTGAAGCGATTTATTTCGATAATGATGAAATTAATGCAAAACTGACTTTGTTGGAACCCAAATTCTTGACAGGATTGGCAGTAATCTCAGTGTTAGTAATTACGATTACTTATTTCACTCTGAATAAATTGATGTTCATGCAACCATTCAATTGGATGATGGACCAACAAAAAATTACAGCGATGAAAGTCTCTACATTTTTTGATGACGGATTCTCGATGAGACCTCCTGTCGAAGGAACTGTGGCTCGCGGATTCAAACCATATCCTTATAAAGATAGTGTTGAGCTTGCTTCAAGATTCCTTGTGAATCCAATGGAATTTAGCACCGAAAACCTTGAAAACGGAAAACGTAAATACAATACATTCTGTAGTCCTTGTCACGATTATCATGGCAACGGGGTTGCTCGTTTGAACGGTCAATTCCCCAATCCGCCAAGTTTGCATACAGACAGGGTTAGAGATTGGACTGACGGGCATTTGTATCATATTATAAAAGTAGGGCAAAACACTATGCCTTCATACGATAAACAACTAACCGAAGATGAAAAATGGCAAATCGTACTGTATGTCAGGGCTTTACAAAGAGCTTTGAATGCTCAGGAGGGTGATTTACAATGA